Proteins found in one Solitalea lacus genomic segment:
- the murI gene encoding glutamate racemase: MQQGPIGVFDSGYGGLTVLKEVVRQLPDYDYLYLGDNARAPYGTRSFETVYHYTLECVNYLFSQGCSLIILACNTASAKALRSIQQNDLPKMTGNKRVLGVIRPTAEIVGNMTRSKQIGILGTAGTVASGSYPIEIQKYFPQVGVHQEACPMWVPLVENDEYDSPGADYFVKQHLERLLNKSSEIDTIVLGCTHYPLLAGKILKYLSPDIKLLSQGEIVAHSLSDYLNRHPEIEALCSRHGQRHFLTTDSIEVFEKHASRFFGKPVRAEHIDLV, encoded by the coding sequence ATGCAACAGGGACCTATTGGAGTTTTTGATTCAGGCTACGGAGGATTAACAGTGTTAAAAGAGGTTGTTCGTCAACTACCTGATTATGACTATCTGTACCTGGGGGATAATGCCCGCGCTCCTTATGGAACGAGATCATTTGAAACAGTTTACCACTACACTTTAGAATGTGTTAATTACTTATTCAGCCAGGGTTGTTCTTTAATAATTTTAGCTTGTAATACGGCTTCTGCCAAAGCACTACGCAGTATTCAACAGAATGATTTACCTAAAATGACAGGTAATAAACGAGTTTTAGGGGTGATAAGACCAACAGCAGAAATTGTTGGAAACATGACTCGGTCAAAGCAAATAGGCATTTTGGGAACTGCCGGCACAGTTGCTTCAGGTTCCTATCCAATTGAGATTCAAAAATATTTCCCCCAAGTCGGAGTTCACCAGGAAGCCTGTCCAATGTGGGTGCCATTGGTTGAAAATGATGAATATGATAGTCCTGGAGCTGACTATTTTGTTAAGCAGCATCTTGAAAGACTACTTAACAAGTCCTCAGAAATTGATACAATTGTTCTTGGGTGTACTCATTACCCATTGCTTGCGGGAAAGATTTTAAAGTATCTTTCTCCAGATATTAAATTACTTTCACAAGGTGAAATAGTGGCCCACAGTCTATCTGATTACCTAAATCGCCATCCCGAAATTGAAGCCTTGTGTAGCAGACATGGCCAAAGACATTTCTTAACCACTGATTCTATTGAGGTGTTTGAAAAGCATGCAAGCCGTTTTTTTGGTAAGCCTGTAAGGGCCGAACATATAGACCTAGTGTAA
- a CDS encoding intradiol ring-cleavage dioxygenase — protein sequence MLLITSCNGQTQNNNSYDKTKRVGGDCEKGYCDLLYLGMPKEINSVDTSPGWFERGQKLIVSGTVFQIDGKTPAPNTIIYYHHTDNDGYYSPRNDKQENQTRHGHIRGWLKTDKKGKYTLFTIRPAPYPNTQLPAHIHLLIKEPDIANEYWIEDINFDDDRLLLPYIKKRPSEKPRGGSGIVRVVLKDSLQIAEHDIILGLNIPNYPKKASGKK from the coding sequence TTGCTGCTTATAACGAGCTGTAACGGGCAAACTCAGAACAATAACTCGTATGACAAAACCAAGCGGGTAGGTGGCGACTGCGAGAAAGGTTATTGCGACTTACTGTACTTAGGAATGCCTAAAGAAATTAATTCTGTGGATACTAGTCCAGGTTGGTTTGAGAGGGGACAAAAGTTGATAGTAAGCGGTACAGTGTTTCAAATTGATGGAAAAACTCCTGCGCCCAACACCATAATCTATTACCATCATACCGATAATGACGGCTATTATTCACCAAGAAATGACAAGCAAGAAAACCAAACCCGTCATGGCCATATTCGGGGATGGTTAAAAACAGACAAAAAAGGGAAGTATACTCTTTTCACTATACGCCCTGCTCCTTATCCTAATACACAACTACCTGCTCACATTCATTTGCTTATTAAAGAACCTGATATTGCCAACGAATATTGGATTGAGGATATAAATTTTGATGATGACAGGCTCTTATTGCCTTACATCAAAAAAAGACCTTCAGAGAAACCTCGTGGCGGTAGTGGTATTGTTCGGGTGGTATTAAAAGATAGCTTGCAAATTGCAGAACATGACATTATACTAGGGCTGAATATTCCGAACTATCCTAAAAAAGCAAGTGGAAAAAAATGA
- a CDS encoding DUF3098 domain-containing protein → MSTNIKSTENTTAKKTHLLFGKTNYTIMLIGLAVIVLGFFCMSGTTDIYNNTKLVVAPILVLVGFVIEFFAIFKKPSE, encoded by the coding sequence ATGAGTACAAACATTAAATCAACAGAAAATACCACCGCTAAGAAGACGCACTTACTTTTCGGCAAAACTAACTATACCATAATGCTAATTGGTCTTGCAGTTATTGTTTTAGGCTTCTTTTGCATGAGTGGGACAACAGACATCTACAACAACACCAAACTGGTTGTTGCTCCTATATTGGTTCTTGTCGGTTTCGTTATCGAGTTTTTTGCGATATTCAAGAAACCCTCTGAATAA
- a CDS encoding cell division protein FtsX, which translates to MQEFEESNVSRKTKRVYITTVISIAMVLLMVGLAGLIVLHARKLSDYVKENIVVNVYLNEDAKEVDILALQKEIEKNPAVKSTVYVSKELAAENLSKDLGEDFIKFLGYNPLLYSIDVYMKADYADNANIDRIIKDLSGKALVKEVKYQQSLVDSMNRNIQTISLIILCFGGLLLFIALALINNTIRLAIYSQRFIIKSMQLVGATKNFIRKPFLGMAILHGVLAGLLATLMVMGVLYLARQEIPELVVLQDYTEFGILFIGMILLGIVISVFSTYFAVTRYLRLKIDALYV; encoded by the coding sequence ATGCAGGAATTTGAAGAAAGCAACGTTTCAAGAAAAACCAAAAGAGTGTATATCACTACGGTAATTAGTATTGCCATGGTATTGTTAATGGTTGGCCTGGCCGGGCTTATTGTTTTACATGCCCGCAAACTGTCTGATTATGTGAAAGAAAATATTGTTGTTAACGTTTATTTAAACGAAGATGCCAAAGAAGTGGATATTTTGGCACTACAAAAGGAAATTGAAAAAAATCCTGCTGTAAAATCAACAGTATATGTTAGCAAAGAACTGGCAGCAGAAAACCTATCAAAGGATTTAGGCGAAGACTTCATTAAGTTTTTAGGCTATAACCCGCTGCTGTACTCTATTGATGTGTACATGAAAGCCGATTACGCCGACAATGCCAACATCGACCGAATTATCAAAGATCTTAGCGGAAAGGCTTTGGTAAAAGAAGTTAAGTATCAACAATCACTGGTTGATAGCATGAATCGCAATATTCAAACCATCAGTTTGATTATTTTATGTTTTGGAGGACTGTTGCTTTTCATAGCACTTGCGTTAATTAATAACACTATCCGCTTAGCCATTTATTCTCAACGCTTCATTATTAAAAGTATGCAGCTGGTAGGTGCTACCAAAAACTTTATTCGCAAACCGTTTTTGGGAATGGCCATTTTACATGGGGTTTTGGCTGGCTTATTGGCAACATTAATGGTAATGGGGGTATTATACTTAGCTCGCCAAGAGATACCAGAACTTGTTGTATTACAAGATTATACTGAGTTCGGCATTTTATTTATCGGAATGATTTTGCTGGGTATCGTTATTTCGGTGTTCAGTACCTACTTTGCTGTAACCCGCTACTTACGCTTAAAAATTGACGCACTTTACGTGTAA
- a CDS encoding aminoacyl-tRNA deacylase, whose product MLSKKLEDYLNSQQIQFTVIDHMATATAQRTAAAAHIPGNEMAKTVMVKIDDKMMMAVLPSHNRIDLGKLKELTGARMISLANEGEFRTYFPDCETGAMPPFGNLYGMDVYCEEQLSRDRQIAFNAGSHKELIQMPFKSFENLVHPRITHFSA is encoded by the coding sequence ATGCTTAGCAAGAAATTAGAAGACTATCTGAATAGTCAACAAATTCAGTTTACGGTTATTGACCATATGGCAACCGCAACCGCCCAGCGTACTGCAGCTGCGGCACATATCCCAGGGAATGAAATGGCCAAAACGGTGATGGTTAAAATTGATGATAAAATGATGATGGCCGTTTTACCTTCCCATAACCGAATTGACTTGGGTAAATTGAAAGAACTTACCGGGGCCAGAATGATTTCATTGGCAAATGAAGGTGAATTCAGAACCTACTTCCCTGATTGTGAGACCGGAGCAATGCCTCCTTTTGGAAATTTATACGGCATGGACGTTTATTGTGAAGAACAACTAAGCCGCGACCGACAAATTGCATTTAATGCTGGCTCGCATAAAGAACTGATTCAAATGCCTTTTAAATCATTTGAAAATTTGGTACACCCCCGAATTACGCACTTTTCGGCCTAA
- a CDS encoding YdeI/OmpD-associated family protein: MTPGEKHTFSAKLEIIGINPFVFLPETVLESVLTLSKKYKGKIPIKGTLNGKNYKQTLVKYSGEWRLYVNTNMLENSPKRIGELLTISLEIDEEDRSILPHPKLLKVLEENPDANEVFNQLRPSLRSEIIKYISFLKTEQSIDKNVAKAIKFLLGEASFVGRPKPEFKQSREK, translated from the coding sequence ATGACACCTGGTGAAAAGCATACCTTTTCTGCTAAACTTGAAATAATTGGGATTAACCCATTTGTGTTTTTACCTGAAACTGTTTTAGAATCGGTATTAACATTATCTAAAAAATACAAAGGGAAAATTCCCATAAAAGGAACTCTTAATGGCAAAAACTATAAGCAAACCCTGGTTAAGTATTCCGGTGAATGGCGGTTGTATGTAAACACCAACATGTTAGAAAACTCACCAAAAAGAATTGGGGAACTGTTGACTATAAGTTTAGAAATTGATGAAGAAGACAGGTCGATTCTTCCACATCCAAAGTTGCTCAAAGTATTAGAAGAGAATCCTGATGCAAATGAGGTATTTAATCAATTACGTCCTTCTCTCAGAAGTGAGATAATAAAATACATTTCTTTTTTAAAAACAGAACAGAGTATTGATAAGAACGTTGCTAAAGCCATCAAATTTTTATTAGGTGAAGCAAGTTTTGTAGGCAGACCAAAACCAGAGTTTAAACAAAGCCGAGAAAAGTGA
- a CDS encoding DEAD/DEAH box helicase, with product MTFNDLNLIEPITKALQGEGYTNPTPIQEQAIPVILQGKDLLGCAQTGTGKTAAFAIPTLQLLSQNSRHEQGPKAIKALILTPTRELAIQIGDSFAAYGKYLKLNHLVIYGGVSQLAQTAALSKGVDILIATPGRLLDLMNQKFVHLHKIQFFVLDEADRMLDMGFVNDVKRVISKLPEKRQTLFFSATMPPVIQQLADSILTQPVKVEVTPVSSTAETINQSVYMVDRSSKKALLNHILEDQSIETALVFSRTKHGADRIARDLNKGKIKAEAIHGDKSQNARQRALSNFKSKEIRVLVATDIAARGIDIDELTHVINFDVPYEAETYVHRIGRTGRAGANGSAFTFCDAEEMTYLKDITKLIGKAIPTVEDHPFPLTIQRILEVQNQQTQKKNDNRQNKRGNSHNKNKGATQHSKKKQHRKGTPNKQARQQP from the coding sequence ATGACTTTTAACGATTTAAACTTAATAGAACCTATTACCAAAGCGCTTCAAGGCGAAGGCTATACTAACCCCACTCCTATTCAGGAACAAGCTATTCCAGTAATTTTGCAGGGAAAAGACCTACTTGGCTGCGCACAAACCGGCACCGGTAAAACTGCTGCCTTTGCAATTCCAACACTACAGTTACTCAGCCAAAATAGCCGCCATGAACAGGGCCCTAAAGCCATTAAAGCCTTAATTCTTACACCAACTCGAGAATTAGCCATCCAAATTGGCGATAGCTTTGCTGCATATGGAAAATATTTAAAGCTAAATCACCTGGTGATTTATGGAGGAGTTTCTCAATTGGCACAAACTGCCGCTCTGAGCAAAGGAGTTGATATTTTAATTGCCACCCCGGGGCGCCTACTCGACCTAATGAACCAAAAGTTCGTCCATCTGCATAAAATTCAATTTTTCGTTTTGGATGAAGCAGATAGAATGCTCGACATGGGCTTTGTGAATGATGTTAAAAGAGTAATTAGTAAACTCCCTGAAAAAAGACAAACATTATTCTTTTCGGCTACCATGCCACCTGTTATTCAACAATTGGCCGACAGTATCTTAACGCAACCTGTAAAAGTAGAAGTGACCCCTGTTTCATCTACTGCCGAGACCATTAACCAATCGGTTTACATGGTTGACAGAAGTAGTAAAAAAGCTTTACTCAACCATATACTGGAAGACCAATCGATTGAAACAGCGCTGGTTTTTAGCCGTACCAAACATGGAGCCGACCGCATAGCCCGTGATCTGAATAAGGGGAAAATTAAAGCAGAAGCCATACACGGCGATAAATCACAAAATGCTCGACAACGTGCCTTAAGCAATTTTAAATCAAAGGAAATTCGTGTTCTGGTAGCCACTGATATTGCTGCCAGAGGAATTGATATAGATGAGCTTACCCATGTGATCAACTTCGACGTGCCATACGAGGCAGAAACTTACGTTCACCGAATCGGCCGTACAGGAAGAGCGGGAGCTAATGGCTCGGCATTTACATTTTGTGATGCCGAGGAAATGACTTATTTGAAAGATATTACCAAACTGATAGGCAAAGCCATTCCAACTGTTGAGGATCATCCCTTTCCATTAACAATACAACGAATACTGGAAGTTCAAAATCAGCAAACTCAGAAGAAAAACGACAACCGTCAAAACAAACGCGGCAATTCTCATAATAAGAACAAAGGAGCCACCCAGCATAGTAAGAAAAAACAACACCGAAAAGGCACTCCTAATAAGCAAGCCAGGCAACAACCATAA
- a CDS encoding chloride channel protein, whose protein sequence is MKRNRVITLNYIKLIVSSVLVTISSILLAFSLKHLTEFMEHAIFKSVFSFAPLAFIFFPTIGITAIYFLRKYIFQNRKSKGITEIYHTIDQRKEHLPLFRIPAHYLNGFLTVIFGGSTGIEVSTVVATATTGNTIYSRRISARRYKREIMCAGITAGVAVLFSSPLAGWLFAIEVIAKKAKKTVLLSCSVAALIAWGFILKFDNEPLLHYKVNGWHWQAVPYFILLSLLGGLLSVYFTVLVTKLKGLFAKISNNFIRVNLGAISVGVMILFYPALFGDSYHGLNESLNDLEHSQNISLLFLLGIVLLKPLASSLTLGAGGDGGVFAPSIVAGAFLGLLFSLLCNKFLGTDLIPLNFALVGMGATLSGSLYAPCMSLVLVCELLPNGYDLFFPIMTACIIARFFAQKLLPYNVYSYDFYLAKQRVN, encoded by the coding sequence GTGAAAAGAAATAGAGTAATTACCCTTAACTACATTAAACTTATCGTTTCATCGGTTTTAGTTACCATATCGAGTATTTTGTTGGCTTTTTCCTTAAAGCACCTTACAGAGTTTATGGAGCATGCTATTTTTAAAAGCGTTTTTTCTTTTGCCCCCCTTGCGTTTATCTTTTTTCCAACCATCGGAATTACAGCCATTTACTTTTTAAGAAAATACATTTTTCAAAATCGAAAAAGTAAAGGCATTACTGAAATTTATCATACAATTGACCAACGAAAAGAACATTTGCCGTTGTTCAGGATACCGGCCCATTACCTTAACGGTTTTTTGACTGTTATTTTCGGAGGATCGACAGGTATTGAAGTGTCTACAGTTGTGGCTACGGCAACAACAGGTAATACAATTTACTCCAGAAGAATTTCGGCGCGAAGATATAAACGTGAGATAATGTGCGCAGGCATTACGGCAGGCGTTGCCGTCTTATTCTCTAGTCCGTTGGCGGGTTGGTTGTTTGCAATTGAAGTTATTGCTAAAAAAGCAAAAAAAACGGTACTACTTAGTTGTTCGGTGGCAGCACTAATTGCCTGGGGATTCATTCTGAAATTTGACAATGAGCCCTTATTACATTATAAAGTTAATGGGTGGCATTGGCAGGCGGTGCCGTATTTCATTCTATTGAGTTTGTTAGGTGGGTTACTATCTGTGTATTTTACTGTTTTGGTAACCAAATTGAAGGGGCTGTTTGCCAAGATCTCCAATAATTTTATACGAGTAAATTTAGGAGCCATTAGCGTTGGAGTAATGATTTTGTTTTATCCGGCTTTATTTGGTGATAGTTATCATGGTTTAAATGAATCATTGAATGATCTAGAACATTCTCAAAATATTTCATTACTGTTTTTATTAGGTATTGTGCTATTAAAGCCATTGGCCTCATCGTTAACCTTGGGCGCCGGGGGGGATGGCGGAGTGTTCGCTCCAAGTATTGTTGCCGGTGCGTTTTTAGGGTTATTGTTTTCGCTTTTATGTAATAAGTTTTTAGGTACTGATTTGATCCCCCTAAATTTTGCTTTGGTAGGTATGGGGGCAACCCTTTCGGGTTCACTATACGCACCTTGCATGTCATTGGTATTGGTATGTGAATTATTGCCTAATGGTTACGATTTGTTTTTTCCAATTATGACCGCTTGTATCATTGCTCGTTTCTTTGCCCAAAAACTGCTTCCTTATAATGTTTATAGTTACGATTTTTACTTGGCCAAGCAACGCGTAAATTAA
- the leuS gene encoding leucine--tRNA ligase gives MEYKFRDIELKWQKYWAENQTYKVDIDLNKPKYYVLDMFPYPSGAGLHVGHPLGYIASDIFTRFKRLKGFNVLHPMGYDAFGLPAEQYAIQTGQHPAITTDQNTKRYRQQLDRIGFAYDWSRQIRTCDADYYKWTQWIFMQLFNAWYNNETDKAEAISLLVAKFENNGTDGVNAVCDEDARKFSAAEWKAMSEEEQQKELLKYRLTYLSESVVNWCPALGTVLANDEVIGGFSERGGHPVEQKKMKQWSMRISAYAERLLQGLDTIDWPEPVREMQRNWIGKSEGALLRFQLEKFEEKIEVFTTRLDTVYGVTFLVLAPEHELVQQITTAEQKTEIDTYIAKTKQKSERDRMSDVKTVSGAFTGAYAINPLSGEKVPVWIADYVLAGYGTGAVMAVPSGDERDYRFAQFYNLPIVQILDSQVIDETADPTKEGKYVNSGMINGMNYTEAMKALVAKIEAEGTGKAKINYRMRDAIFARQRYWGEPVPVYFKNDLPYLIDEGDLPLVLPEIDKYLPTETGEPPLGRAENWKYKGEYDYELSTMPGWAGSSWYWYRYMDAKNDSEFASKEATAYWKDVDLYIGGSEHATGHLLYSRFWNKVLKDLGYTQEEEPFKKLINQGMIQGRSNFVYRIIGTNKFVSYGLRKDYDTHPLHVDVNIVTNDILDLDKFKNSLPDYANAEFILEDGKYFCGHEVEKMSKSKFNVVNPDDIIDQYGADTLRMYEMFLGPLEQAKPWNTNGISGVYNFLRKFWNLFLDEKGNFHVSNEEPTKAELKALHKIIQKVQEDVDRFSFNTSVSSYMICVNELTALKCNKRAILEPLVITLSPYAPHISEELWSLLNPGKGSVITAAYPEFKAEYLVEDAFDYPISINGKVRTKINLSLTLEPADVEKQVLESADVAKFLDGKTPKKVIVVKGRIVNVVI, from the coding sequence ATGGAATATAAGTTTCGCGACATTGAGCTGAAATGGCAAAAGTACTGGGCCGAAAATCAAACGTATAAGGTCGATATCGACTTAAACAAGCCTAAATATTACGTGCTTGACATGTTTCCCTACCCGTCAGGGGCAGGTTTGCACGTAGGTCACCCGCTGGGGTATATAGCTTCAGATATTTTCACCCGCTTTAAGCGTTTGAAAGGTTTCAACGTGTTACACCCAATGGGGTACGATGCTTTTGGTTTGCCGGCGGAGCAATACGCTATTCAAACCGGACAACATCCTGCCATTACTACTGATCAAAATACCAAACGTTACCGCCAGCAGTTAGATCGTATCGGCTTTGCTTACGATTGGAGTCGCCAAATACGTACTTGTGATGCTGATTATTACAAATGGACACAATGGATATTCATGCAATTGTTCAATGCATGGTATAATAACGAAACAGATAAAGCAGAAGCCATTAGCCTCTTAGTTGCAAAATTTGAAAACAATGGCACTGATGGAGTGAATGCTGTTTGTGATGAAGATGCTCGTAAGTTTTCTGCTGCTGAGTGGAAAGCGATGAGTGAAGAAGAACAACAAAAAGAATTGTTGAAATACCGTTTAACGTACTTATCGGAATCGGTGGTAAACTGGTGCCCTGCCTTGGGTACCGTTTTAGCCAATGATGAGGTAATTGGCGGCTTTTCTGAGCGAGGTGGTCACCCGGTTGAGCAAAAGAAAATGAAACAATGGAGCATGCGTATTTCAGCTTATGCTGAGCGCTTGCTGCAAGGATTAGATACTATTGACTGGCCAGAGCCGGTGCGCGAAATGCAGCGCAACTGGATTGGTAAATCAGAAGGAGCACTTTTACGTTTCCAATTAGAGAAGTTTGAAGAAAAGATAGAAGTTTTCACAACTCGCTTGGATACAGTTTACGGGGTTACCTTCCTTGTTTTAGCGCCTGAACATGAATTAGTGCAGCAGATCACCACGGCAGAGCAAAAGACCGAAATTGACACTTACATTGCAAAAACCAAGCAAAAAAGTGAACGCGACCGTATGTCGGATGTAAAAACCGTTTCAGGTGCATTTACCGGTGCTTATGCCATTAATCCATTAAGTGGAGAAAAAGTTCCTGTGTGGATCGCTGATTATGTACTGGCTGGTTACGGAACCGGAGCTGTTATGGCAGTTCCTTCTGGTGATGAACGTGACTATCGCTTTGCCCAGTTCTACAACTTACCAATTGTTCAGATTTTGGACAGCCAGGTGATTGATGAAACTGCTGATCCTACTAAAGAAGGTAAGTATGTTAATTCAGGTATGATCAATGGTATGAATTATACCGAGGCGATGAAAGCGTTAGTTGCGAAAATTGAAGCAGAAGGTACAGGAAAGGCCAAAATCAATTATCGTATGCGTGACGCTATTTTTGCCCGTCAACGTTACTGGGGGGAGCCTGTTCCTGTATACTTTAAAAATGATTTACCATACTTAATTGATGAAGGCGATTTACCTCTGGTGTTGCCTGAAATTGATAAATATTTGCCAACCGAAACCGGCGAACCGCCATTAGGACGCGCTGAAAACTGGAAGTACAAAGGCGAATATGATTATGAATTAAGTACTATGCCAGGTTGGGCCGGCAGCAGCTGGTACTGGTATCGCTACATGGATGCCAAAAACGATAGTGAGTTTGCGTCTAAAGAGGCTACAGCATATTGGAAGGATGTAGACTTATACATTGGTGGTTCAGAGCACGCAACGGGTCACTTGCTATACTCACGTTTTTGGAATAAAGTGTTAAAAGATTTGGGATATACCCAGGAAGAGGAGCCGTTTAAAAAGCTGATTAACCAGGGTATGATTCAAGGTCGATCGAACTTTGTATACAGAATTATCGGGACGAATAAGTTTGTTTCATATGGCTTGCGTAAAGACTATGATACGCATCCACTGCATGTTGATGTAAATATTGTAACCAATGACATCCTTGATTTAGATAAGTTTAAAAATTCATTGCCGGATTATGCTAATGCTGAATTCATTCTGGAAGATGGAAAGTATTTCTGCGGGCATGAAGTGGAGAAAATGTCGAAATCGAAGTTTAATGTTGTAAACCCTGACGATATTATTGACCAATACGGAGCTGATACCTTGCGGATGTATGAAATGTTCCTAGGTCCATTGGAGCAAGCTAAACCATGGAACACTAATGGTATTTCAGGTGTTTATAACTTCTTACGTAAGTTCTGGAATTTATTCCTGGATGAAAAAGGTAACTTCCATGTTTCAAATGAAGAACCTACAAAGGCGGAGTTAAAGGCTTTGCACAAGATTATACAAAAGGTACAGGAAGATGTTGATCGCTTCTCATTCAACACCTCGGTATCAAGCTATATGATTTGTGTAAATGAGTTAACTGCTTTGAAATGTAATAAGCGGGCAATCTTGGAGCCTTTAGTGATTACACTTTCGCCTTATGCTCCTCATATTTCAGAAGAACTATGGTCATTATTGAACCCAGGAAAAGGCAGCGTGATTACGGCGGCATATCCGGAGTTTAAAGCTGAATACTTGGTTGAAGATGCCTTTGATTACCCAATTTCAATCAATGGTAAGGTGAGAACCAAAATCAACCTTTCCTTAACTCTTGAGCCTGCTGATGTTGAAAAGCAGGTATTGGAGAGTGCTGATGTTGCCAAATTCCTTGATGGAAAAACTCCTAAAAAAGTAATTGTGGTGAAAGGCCGTATTGTAAACGTGGTTATTTAG